The Chryseobacterium sp. 52 genome includes a region encoding these proteins:
- a CDS encoding DUF4886 domain-containing protein — MKNTLLLIVIFCVSFYKSQNLRPDKEVNVLFIGNSLTYFHDMPKMLQAMLNETDQNFKIYQSTFPGMSLANHIEDIIISRTENGINTQKKTGSQTTETEKMIAERNWDVIIMQTGTVSVLIPEFRDQDIDHSIKTIKKLVSNTECKFILFTTWTGKENYPQKYCYPSKIMFDPKICSPVIKDLVQHQELISDGYSLLASKNDLIQSKNSEKFYEVMTKYPDIELLEDEIHPNKAGSFFNACIFYSLLTNKDASQLKYLGEIKPETANRLKKISK; from the coding sequence ATGAAAAACACCCTTCTATTAATAGTTATATTTTGTGTTTCATTTTATAAATCTCAAAATTTAAGACCTGACAAAGAAGTAAATGTTCTTTTTATTGGAAATAGTTTAACCTATTTTCATGATATGCCGAAAATGCTTCAAGCCATGTTGAACGAAACCGATCAGAATTTTAAAATCTATCAAAGTACTTTTCCTGGTATGTCTTTGGCCAATCATATTGAGGACATTATTATCTCCCGAACTGAAAACGGTATAAATACTCAAAAAAAGACCGGCTCCCAAACTACGGAGACAGAAAAAATGATTGCCGAAAGAAATTGGGATGTCATTATTATGCAAACCGGAACAGTGAGTGTTTTAATTCCTGAATTCAGAGATCAGGATATTGATCATTCTATAAAGACAATAAAGAAATTGGTTTCTAATACGGAATGTAAATTCATATTATTCACTACATGGACAGGAAAGGAGAATTACCCACAAAAATACTGCTATCCATCTAAAATAATGTTTGACCCAAAAATCTGTTCTCCAGTGATTAAGGATCTTGTGCAACATCAAGAATTAATTTCTGATGGCTACAGCTTACTGGCATCCAAAAATGATTTAATTCAATCTAAAAACAGTGAAAAATTTTATGAAGTCATGACAAAATATCCAGATATTGAACTGTTAGAAGATGAAATTCATCCAAATAAAGCGGGTTCATTTTTCAATGCGTGCATTTTCTATAGCCTTCTCACTAATAAAGATGCATCACAGCTAAAATATTTGGGAGAAATTAAACCGGAAACTGCCAATAGATTAAAGAAAATATCAAAGTAA
- a CDS encoding nucleoside recognition domain-containing protein, which produces MILSRIWSAFIIIAIGIASIKYISSGHYKTIFNDMVVGKGGDTVQIASQPMNTLIPVVRDSLMKKNDFADSRIHYKTDSLKQNVKVYRVQEADGVIGTSETAVKICIGLIGIMTLFMGFMSIAEKAGGINLLSRFIQPFFSKLFPDIPKNHPAFGHMLMNFSANLLGLDNAATPFGLKAMESLQTLNPNKDTASNSQIMFLCLHAGGMTLIPVSIIALRASAGSKNPTDIFLYCMIATFAATLAAMIIVSLYQKINLLKPVVIAYLGGVSAIIGLLVWYLVGLSKGELDIFSQVLSNGLILFIFLAIVLGAVYKKINVFDAFIEGAKEGFTTCVKIIPYLVGMLIAISLLRTSGVFDVIIDGMKWIANTAGFDPRFVDGLPTALIKPLSGSGARGMMVDTMATFGPDSFQGKLAAVLQGSSDTTFYVIAVYFGAIAVKNTRYTVIAMLLADLVGVITSIVLAYLFFA; this is translated from the coding sequence ATGATCCTCAGCAGAATTTGGTCGGCTTTCATTATCATTGCTATTGGCATTGCCAGTATAAAATACATTTCGTCTGGCCACTACAAAACCATCTTCAATGATATGGTGGTAGGAAAAGGCGGTGATACGGTTCAGATCGCTTCACAGCCTATGAATACGCTTATCCCGGTTGTCAGAGACAGTCTGATGAAAAAGAATGACTTTGCGGACAGCAGGATCCATTATAAAACAGATTCTCTTAAACAGAATGTAAAAGTCTACAGGGTCCAGGAAGCAGATGGCGTGATCGGAACCTCAGAAACGGCAGTTAAGATCTGTATCGGCCTGATCGGAATCATGACTCTGTTCATGGGATTCATGAGTATTGCTGAAAAAGCAGGCGGAATCAATCTGTTAAGCCGTTTTATACAGCCTTTTTTCTCGAAATTATTCCCGGACATTCCTAAAAACCATCCGGCTTTCGGACATATGCTGATGAATTTCAGCGCCAACCTTCTCGGGCTGGACAATGCCGCTACTCCATTTGGCTTAAAAGCTATGGAAAGTTTACAGACCTTAAATCCAAATAAAGATACTGCCAGTAATTCACAGATTATGTTTCTGTGCCTTCATGCCGGAGGAATGACGCTCATTCCGGTATCTATAATTGCCCTGAGAGCTTCTGCAGGGTCCAAAAACCCTACGGATATCTTTCTTTACTGCATGATCGCCACTTTTGCAGCGACTTTAGCAGCCATGATCATTGTTTCATTATATCAGAAGATCAATTTATTAAAACCTGTTGTTATTGCTTATTTAGGCGGGGTTTCTGCCATTATTGGACTTCTTGTTTGGTATTTGGTAGGGCTTAGCAAAGGCGAACTGGATATTTTCAGCCAGGTTTTAAGTAATGGCCTGATTCTCTTTATTTTCCTGGCTATAGTCCTTGGAGCAGTTTATAAAAAAATCAATGTTTTTGACGCTTTTATTGAAGGGGCCAAAGAAGGTTTTACCACCTGTGTAAAAATCATTCCTTATTTGGTAGGTATGCTGATCGCGATTTCTCTTTTAAGAACCTCAGGTGTTTTTGATGTGATCATTGACGGTATGAAATGGATAGCGAATACAGCAGGATTTGATCCAAGATTTGTGGATGGACTTCCGACTGCATTGATCAAACCTCTTTCCGGATCAGGAGCCAGAGGTATGATGGTAGATACAATGGCCACATTTGGACCTGACAGTTTCCAAGGGAAGCTTGCAGCCGTTCTTCAGGGAAGCTCAGATACTACGTTTTATGTGATTGCGGTTTATTTTGGAGCCATAGCCGTAAAGAATACGAGATATACGGTAATTGCTATGCTTTTGGCCGATTTAGTTGGGGTTATTACTTCAATTGTGTTAGCTTATCTCTTCTTTGCATAA
- a CDS encoding four helix bundle protein, with protein MSYLKLDIYTIAFDLFIETHQLSLKLPKYELYELRSQLKRSADSVVINIAESYGRKSYKRDFIRFLIYSQASWDETVSHLSKIVRLYPDLSLDLKEKTE; from the coding sequence ATGAGCTACCTAAAACTCGACATTTATACTATTGCTTTTGACCTGTTTATTGAGACTCATCAGCTTTCATTAAAATTACCAAAATACGAATTATATGAGTTGAGAAGCCAACTAAAGAGATCTGCAGATTCTGTAGTGATCAATATCGCTGAAAGTTATGGTAGGAAAAGTTATAAAAGAGATTTTATCAGATTTCTGATTTATTCTCAAGCGAGTTGGGATGAAACGGTAAGTCACTTATCAAAAATAGTAAGGCTTTATCCAGATTTAAGCCTGGATTTAAAAGAAAAAACAGAGTGA
- a CDS encoding ferric siderophore ABC transporter substrate-binding protein → MRSYTVNKNEQNRDRLKSAILSILIWAAILLFVFLYKLKPELDKQPDEVVTTMLVNFGDNRNGKGVEEPADQPGSLAAATEEVTPEPAETPVPETKTVVKPEPVPEPKKTEVKEKVITGNNSKISVPKKEETKKTNNKAATSASTSKSTKKAGATTANSKTGNGDGKGTAAIGNLIRGRGTKAGSQGTGEGIGNAGDPLGGDGNGDSKVGIDRKLTGYIPGTMGRGGAQPNNSCTASGTITIAYTVDKAGNVVSARRLGGTSDPCISSTGVAWVKKYVKAEKASTSSTGTYKITF, encoded by the coding sequence ATGAGAAGTTACACTGTAAACAAAAACGAGCAAAACAGAGACCGGTTAAAAAGTGCAATACTTTCTATCCTGATCTGGGCTGCAATCTTACTTTTTGTTTTTCTTTATAAATTAAAACCAGAGTTGGATAAACAACCTGATGAAGTGGTAACAACAATGCTTGTTAATTTCGGGGACAACCGGAACGGAAAGGGTGTTGAAGAGCCCGCTGACCAACCGGGAAGTCTCGCTGCCGCAACAGAAGAAGTAACTCCTGAACCGGCTGAAACACCCGTTCCTGAAACAAAAACTGTAGTAAAACCTGAACCGGTTCCCGAACCAAAGAAAACAGAGGTTAAGGAAAAGGTGATTACCGGAAACAATTCTAAAATCAGTGTTCCTAAGAAAGAGGAAACAAAGAAAACAAATAATAAAGCAGCAACAAGCGCGAGTACGTCAAAAAGTACTAAAAAAGCCGGAGCGACAACCGCGAATTCTAAAACAGGAAACGGAGATGGAAAAGGAACTGCAGCCATCGGAAACCTGATCAGAGGAAGAGGAACAAAAGCAGGAAGCCAGGGAACTGGTGAAGGCATAGGAAATGCAGGAGATCCTTTGGGTGGTGACGGAAACGGAGACAGTAAAGTAGGAATCGACAGAAAACTGACAGGATATATTCCCGGAACAATGGGAAGAGGGGGTGCACAACCCAATAATAGCTGTACAGCAAGCGGAACCATTACCATTGCCTATACGGTAGATAAAGCCGGAAATGTAGTCTCTGCCAGAAGATTGGGAGGAACATCAGATCCCTGTATTTCTTCTACCGGAGTCGCATGGGTGAAGAAGTATGTAAAAGCTGAGAAAGCAAGCACATCCTCCACCGGAACTTATAAAATCACATTCTAA
- a CDS encoding ExbD/TolR family protein: MKIQRRNKANPEFSLAAMTDVILLMLIFFMITSSAANQSAIDVKLPKAGAVEDNIPNPLTVSIKPDGSYFVDDSPVVREQLEPMIVSKLTGQANKSFTIRADENTMHKDVVFVMEIAEKNKFNIAIATVKDK, translated from the coding sequence ATGAAAATTCAGAGAAGAAATAAAGCGAATCCCGAATTCAGTTTGGCAGCGATGACAGATGTTATCCTGTTGATGCTGATATTCTTTATGATAACTTCATCAGCAGCCAATCAGAGTGCTATTGATGTAAAGTTACCTAAAGCGGGAGCTGTAGAAGATAATATTCCTAATCCTTTGACGGTAAGCATTAAACCGGATGGCTCATATTTTGTAGATGATAGCCCTGTGGTGAGAGAACAATTGGAACCCATGATTGTCAGTAAATTAACAGGTCAGGCCAATAAATCTTTTACCATTCGTGCTGATGAAAATACCATGCATAAAGATGTTGTATTTGTCATGGAAATTGCTGAGAAGAATAAATTTAATATTGCGATTGCAACAGTTAAAGATAAATAA
- a CDS encoding MotA/TolQ/ExbB proton channel family protein, producing MLLTELTQILFAQITAPAVATDDLEFSFWKIMFHGGAFAKIVMFIVLALGVFSLYLFFERFFFIKRLTSKTDANFMENIEDFIKEGKIEAAADYCKKQSSPEGRILEKGISRLGRPVSDIVSAMESQAQVEVANMEKNLNLLAVVPSIAPMLGLLGTVIGMIIAFFNLSHATGSFSPKTLSEGIYTALGQTAVGLAVAIPANFFYNILLTRIDKFVLKAQNMSGEFLDLINKPL from the coding sequence ATGCTGTTAACGGAACTTACTCAGATTTTATTTGCACAGATTACTGCACCTGCAGTTGCAACAGACGATTTAGAATTTTCATTTTGGAAGATCATGTTCCATGGAGGGGCTTTCGCTAAAATAGTAATGTTTATTGTTTTGGCTTTAGGTGTCTTTTCACTGTACCTGTTTTTTGAACGTTTTTTCTTTATTAAAAGGCTGACTTCAAAAACAGATGCCAATTTCATGGAAAATATTGAAGATTTTATCAAAGAAGGAAAGATAGAAGCGGCGGCAGATTACTGCAAAAAACAAAGCTCTCCGGAAGGAAGAATTTTGGAAAAAGGAATTTCCAGACTGGGACGCCCGGTTTCTGATATTGTAAGTGCCATGGAGTCTCAGGCTCAGGTAGAAGTAGCCAATATGGAGAAAAACCTTAACCTTTTGGCTGTAGTACCAAGTATTGCTCCGATGCTGGGACTTTTGGGTACCGTTATCGGGATGATCATTGCGTTCTTCAACCTTTCTCATGCAACAGGTTCTTTCTCCCCGAAAACACTTTCTGAAGGTATTTATACGGCGTTAGGGCAAACTGCAGTAGGTTTGGCTGTAGCTATTCCTGCTAATTTTTTCTACAATATTCTTTTAACAAGAATTGATAAGTTTGTGTTGAAAGCGCAGAATATGTCCGGAGAATTTTTAGACCTTATCAATAAACCTTTATAA
- a CDS encoding DUF885 domain-containing protein, translating into MKNILSKSILGLGLVISLASCKKTDSPLTKVTPTNMDSIASNYYEQYLKLYPLEATSQGDTRYNDQLPINIDKDFISGEIAFYNSVQKQLESVDYKDLSDEEKVVYDVLDYTLKDKIEAYAYHPEYIPFTQFGGLPLNFPLYGSGEGSQPFKTEKDYSDWLKRMEKFPEWMNAAAENFREGMNNKVVLPKKLVVKMIPQMRAEEITTADMDKNIFYGPVKNFPKGFTKAQKDKFSALYADAITKKIIPAYAKMGTFLEKEYLPKARDTDGYNSLPNGNEIYRYYAKSWTTTKKTPEEISKTGLQQVAMLRGEMEKVKQQVGFSGTLEEFINFVKTDPKAMPYKTSKEVLNGFNSILAKITPKLKTMFSVTPKTKFEIRQTEKFREASASAEYIQGTPDGKRPGIFYMPLPDPSKFNVTSGMESLFLHEAIPGHHYQVSLQQENTKLPKFMRFGWFGAYGEGWAHYCETLGPEFGLYTDPYQKMGYLSDQMLRAVRLVVDTGIHTGTMTREEAIKYFLSNISYDEASATAEVERYMAMPGQALGYKIGSLRIRELREKYQKELGSKFNLANFHDEILSQGCLPLDVLNRKMELWAGKQK; encoded by the coding sequence ATGAAAAACATTTTATCTAAAAGTATTTTAGGACTGGGACTGGTGATCAGCCTTGCATCCTGCAAAAAAACTGATTCTCCGCTGACGAAGGTAACGCCCACGAATATGGATTCTATTGCCTCCAACTATTATGAGCAGTATCTGAAACTATATCCTTTAGAGGCTACTTCTCAGGGAGATACGAGATACAATGACCAGCTTCCGATCAATATTGATAAGGATTTTATTTCCGGTGAGATTGCTTTTTACAATTCTGTACAGAAGCAGCTGGAAAGTGTTGATTATAAGGATCTTTCTGATGAAGAAAAGGTGGTATACGATGTACTGGATTATACTTTAAAAGATAAAATTGAGGCTTATGCCTATCATCCGGAATATATCCCTTTCACGCAGTTTGGAGGACTTCCTCTGAATTTCCCTCTGTATGGAAGCGGAGAAGGAAGCCAGCCATTTAAAACGGAAAAAGACTACAGCGACTGGTTGAAAAGAATGGAAAAATTCCCGGAATGGATGAATGCTGCTGCAGAAAACTTCCGTGAAGGAATGAATAATAAAGTGGTTCTTCCTAAAAAACTGGTTGTGAAAATGATCCCTCAAATGAGAGCAGAAGAGATCACAACTGCTGATATGGACAAAAATATTTTCTACGGACCCGTAAAAAACTTCCCGAAAGGTTTCACAAAAGCGCAGAAAGATAAATTTTCGGCTCTTTATGCAGATGCTATTACCAAGAAAATCATTCCTGCTTATGCCAAAATGGGAACTTTCCTGGAGAAGGAATATCTTCCGAAAGCAAGAGATACAGATGGCTACAACAGTCTTCCCAACGGAAACGAAATTTACAGATATTACGCCAAGAGCTGGACTACCACAAAGAAAACTCCTGAGGAAATCAGTAAAACAGGATTGCAGCAGGTGGCTATGCTCCGTGGAGAGATGGAAAAGGTAAAACAACAAGTTGGCTTTTCAGGGACGCTGGAAGAGTTTATCAATTTTGTGAAAACAGATCCTAAAGCCATGCCTTATAAGACTTCTAAAGAGGTTCTGAATGGCTTTAACAGTATTCTAGCGAAGATTACGCCCAAACTGAAAACGATGTTCAGTGTAACACCGAAAACGAAATTTGAGATCAGACAGACGGAAAAATTCAGAGAGGCAAGTGCCAGCGCAGAATATATCCAGGGAACGCCTGACGGAAAAAGACCGGGAATATTTTATATGCCGCTTCCTGACCCTTCGAAATTCAATGTAACTTCGGGAATGGAGTCTCTTTTCCTTCATGAGGCAATTCCGGGACATCATTATCAGGTTTCACTTCAACAGGAGAATACAAAGCTTCCCAAGTTTATGAGATTCGGTTGGTTTGGAGCTTATGGTGAAGGCTGGGCACATTATTGTGAAACATTGGGCCCTGAGTTCGGGCTTTATACAGATCCTTACCAGAAAATGGGGTATCTGAGCGACCAGATGCTGAGAGCAGTAAGACTGGTTGTTGACACGGGAATTCATACGGGAACAATGACCAGAGAAGAGGCGATTAAGTATTTCCTGAGCAATATTTCCTATGATGAAGCGAGTGCTACTGCAGAAGTGGAAAGATATATGGCAATGCCGGGACAGGCTTTAGGCTACAAAATAGGCTCACTGAGAATCCGTGAACTTAGAGAGAAGTATCAGAAAGAGCTTGGAAGTAAATTTAACCTGGCAAACTTCCATGATGAGATTTTAAGCCAGGGATGCCTTCCTTTGGATGTTCTGAACAGAAAAATGGAACTTTGGGCAGGTAAACAGAAATAG
- a CDS encoding DinB family protein gives MIIESLRSLYSRDLNKLRTEIESYQNENALWKTDKNISNSAGNLCLHLVGNLNNFIGTELGKTGYVRNRELEFSLKDVPKAELIEKVIATAAMVDSVLSNLTYEDLEKEYPLIVFEDKMTTGYFLIHLITHLDYHLGQINYHRRLLDAE, from the coding sequence ATGATCATAGAAAGCCTAAGATCTCTTTACAGCAGAGATTTAAATAAACTAAGAACAGAGATAGAATCTTACCAAAACGAGAATGCTCTTTGGAAAACAGATAAAAACATCTCCAATTCAGCAGGAAATCTCTGTCTGCATCTGGTTGGAAATCTCAATAATTTTATAGGCACAGAACTTGGAAAAACCGGCTATGTCAGAAACAGGGAACTGGAATTTTCGTTAAAAGATGTTCCAAAGGCTGAACTCATAGAAAAAGTCATAGCAACGGCTGCGATGGTAGATTCTGTCCTCAGCAACTTAACGTATGAAGATCTGGAAAAAGAATATCCTCTTATCGTTTTTGAAGATAAAATGACAACAGGATATTTTTTAATTCATCTGATTACCCATTTGGATTATCATCTGGGGCAGATCAATTATCATAGGAGATTATTGGATGCTGAGTAA
- a CDS encoding endonuclease III domain-containing protein — MTKKQRADLVQKELETLYPQTPIPLDHTDPYTLMVAVALSAQTTDKKVNQVTPHLFEVAGTPQRMARLEEFEIKELIKEIGLSNTKAKNLKRMAELLLERHDGIVPQTYEELEALPGVGHKTASVVMSQAFGFPAFPVDTHIHRLMTLWKLTSGKNVVETEKDAKAIFPEEVWNKLHLQIIFYGREYSPARGKGEKDFITKMMFEK; from the coding sequence ATGACAAAAAAGCAAAGAGCTGATCTTGTTCAGAAAGAATTAGAGACGCTGTATCCGCAAACTCCTATCCCTTTGGACCATACAGATCCTTACACATTAATGGTTGCTGTAGCGCTTTCTGCGCAGACGACTGATAAAAAAGTGAATCAGGTGACTCCCCATCTTTTCGAAGTGGCCGGAACCCCGCAAAGAATGGCCAGACTGGAAGAATTTGAAATCAAAGAACTCATCAAAGAAATAGGACTATCCAATACCAAAGCCAAAAATCTGAAAAGGATGGCCGAACTTTTATTGGAAAGACATGATGGTATCGTTCCGCAGACTTATGAAGAGCTGGAAGCTCTACCGGGGGTGGGACATAAAACCGCTTCAGTAGTGATGAGCCAGGCCTTCGGATTTCCTGCTTTTCCGGTAGATACCCATATTCACAGACTGATGACCCTTTGGAAGCTGACTTCAGGAAAAAATGTGGTAGAAACAGAGAAAGATGCTAAAGCCATATTTCCTGAAGAAGTATGGAATAAACTGCATCTTCAGATCATTTTCTACGGCAGAGAATATTCCCCGGCGAGAGGAAAAGGGGAGAAGGACTTTATCACAAAGATGATGTTTGAAAAATAA
- the bcp gene encoding thioredoxin-dependent thiol peroxidase: MLKVGDKLPEFEGTNQDGETIASSQLIGKKLVVFFYPQASTPTCTVEACNLSDNYSMLKKAGFQLLGVSGDTVKKQKNFHSKFEFPYDLIADENHDVIEKFGVWQEKKTFGKTYMGIVRTTFIFDENGICTRVIEKVTSKTAAEQILEG, encoded by the coding sequence ATGCTGAAAGTTGGAGATAAATTACCTGAATTTGAAGGAACAAATCAGGACGGGGAAACCATAGCCTCATCACAATTGATTGGAAAGAAATTAGTCGTTTTCTTTTATCCTCAAGCCAGTACTCCAACGTGTACTGTGGAGGCGTGCAATCTGAGCGACAATTACTCAATGCTTAAAAAAGCAGGATTTCAGCTGCTTGGGGTAAGCGGAGATACTGTCAAGAAGCAGAAAAACTTCCACAGCAAGTTTGAATTTCCGTATGATCTTATTGCTGATGAAAACCATGATGTTATTGAAAAATTCGGGGTTTGGCAGGAGAAGAAGACATTCGGAAAAACCTATATGGGGATTGTAAGAACCACCTTTATTTTTGATGAAAACGGAATATGTACAAGAGTGATAGAGAAAGTGACTTCCAAAACGGCTGCAGAACAGATTCTGGAGGGATAG
- a CDS encoding GNAT family N-acetyltransferase: MTLKNLPNENNVYETERLIIQPISVDDREFIFELYNRPKFIKYIGNRGINTISDAENYIKNRFLPQFDRLGFGNYLIVTKDKGEKIGAVGIFEREGLDVVDIGFSLLEEFEGKGYAFESAQKVKSISMDIFGLMKISAITSKDNFSSQKLIEKLGLEFKTYVTLPDEDEELMYYETK, encoded by the coding sequence ATGACCCTAAAAAATCTACCAAACGAAAATAACGTTTACGAAACGGAAAGACTGATCATTCAGCCCATATCTGTGGATGACAGAGAGTTTATTTTTGAACTTTACAATAGACCGAAATTCATCAAATACATCGGTAATCGTGGGATAAATACGATTTCTGATGCAGAAAACTATATCAAAAACAGATTTCTTCCGCAGTTTGACAGATTAGGTTTCGGAAATTATCTGATCGTCACCAAAGATAAGGGCGAGAAAATAGGAGCTGTAGGAATCTTTGAAAGGGAAGGCCTTGATGTAGTGGATATAGGATTTTCCCTGCTGGAAGAATTTGAAGGAAAAGGCTATGCTTTTGAATCAGCTCAGAAGGTAAAATCGATCAGCATGGATATCTTTGGTTTAATGAAGATCTCTGCCATTACTTCAAAAGATAACTTTTCTTCCCAAAAACTGATTGAAAAACTGGGACTTGAATTCAAAACATACGTTACGCTTCCGGATGAAGACGAAGAACTGATGTATTATGAAACGAAGTAA
- a CDS encoding mannose-1-phosphate guanylyltransferase, translating into MLKSDRYCVIMAGGIGSRFWPMSTQKFPKQFQDILGIGRTMIQQTYDRISRIIPKEQIFVITNKEYVALSHQQLPDIPEENIVGEPLMKNTAACNLYMANKISEINPNATMIVLPADHLILKEEVFLEKVELAFDLAAEHDYLVTLGITPTRPDTGYGYIQFVEKKGSEYFKVKTFTEKPILEIAQSFLESGDFLWNAGIFIWNVKSIHHAFELYLPEMMQHFMACEYNSEKEDSCIETIYPKVQKISIDNGILEKAKNVYVIPSDLGWSDLGTWTSVYENTEKDKDGNAVKLKHFVNYNSKGNIIRLKNNNKAVIIDGLQDFIIVDTDKALLICPRDNDQLIKDYVLDLKSFKKGDKFM; encoded by the coding sequence ATGTTAAAATCAGATAGATACTGTGTCATCATGGCGGGAGGAATCGGGAGCCGGTTCTGGCCTATGAGTACACAGAAATTTCCAAAACAGTTTCAGGATATTTTAGGAATCGGGCGTACTATGATTCAGCAGACTTATGACAGAATCAGCCGGATCATTCCTAAAGAACAGATATTCGTAATCACGAATAAAGAATACGTGGCGCTTTCCCACCAGCAGCTTCCGGACATTCCTGAAGAGAATATTGTGGGTGAACCTCTGATGAAAAATACAGCGGCCTGTAATCTGTACATGGCCAACAAGATTTCTGAAATTAATCCGAATGCCACGATGATTGTACTTCCGGCAGATCATTTAATCTTAAAAGAAGAGGTATTCCTGGAAAAAGTAGAACTTGCCTTTGATCTGGCTGCAGAACATGACTATCTGGTAACTTTGGGGATTACCCCTACGAGACCCGATACAGGATATGGATACATCCAGTTTGTAGAAAAAAAGGGTTCAGAGTATTTTAAAGTAAAAACCTTTACGGAAAAACCTATTCTTGAGATTGCACAAAGCTTTTTAGAAAGTGGTGATTTTCTGTGGAATGCGGGAATATTTATCTGGAATGTAAAAAGCATTCATCATGCATTTGAACTGTATCTTCCTGAAATGATGCAGCATTTCATGGCCTGCGAGTACAATTCTGAAAAAGAGGATAGCTGTATTGAAACCATTTATCCTAAGGTTCAGAAAATTTCCATTGACAATGGAATCCTTGAAAAAGCAAAGAATGTCTATGTAATTCCTTCTGATTTGGGTTGGAGTGACCTGGGAACATGGACTTCCGTATATGAAAATACAGAAAAAGATAAAGATGGAAATGCTGTTAAACTCAAGCATTTTGTGAACTATAATTCCAAGGGAAATATTATCCGCCTGAAAAATAATAACAAAGCTGTAATCATTGACGGGCTTCAGGATTTTATTATTGTAGATACGGATAAAGCGCTGTTGATCTGTCCCAGAGATAATGATCAACTGATCAAAGATTATGTTCTTGACCTGAAAAGTTTCAAGAAAGGAGATAAATTCATGTAA
- a CDS encoding SprT-like domain-containing protein, translating to MSIQSLEKYLPQNTLKYLRIWFADYFIHIKVTRSRNSKLGDYRKLPDNSHEITVNSTLTPPLFFFVLTHELAHLIAFEKYGRRISPHGNEWKETFRNMLLESIEIYDEDLKPIIIRFSKSPKANFMASPDLVRYFHTEKQDDTLHFIEELQKGEFFIYRNEKYLLEGLIKKNYLCKNLATGRKYSFKPLARVEKCRQEC from the coding sequence ATGTCTATCCAGTCATTAGAAAAATATTTACCTCAAAATACACTTAAATACTTAAGGATTTGGTTTGCAGATTATTTTATTCATATAAAAGTTACCCGCAGCCGAAATTCTAAACTGGGAGATTATAGAAAACTTCCGGATAATTCTCATGAAATAACAGTCAATTCAACGTTGACACCACCGCTTTTTTTCTTTGTTCTCACGCATGAGCTTGCTCATTTGATCGCCTTTGAAAAATATGGACGCAGAATATCGCCACACGGAAACGAGTGGAAGGAAACGTTTAGAAACATGCTTCTTGAAAGTATTGAGATCTACGATGAAGATTTGAAACCCATCATCATCAGATTTTCAAAATCTCCAAAAGCCAATTTTATGGCAAGTCCGGATCTTGTAAGATATTTTCATACTGAGAAACAAGATGATACACTTCATTTCATTGAGGAACTTCAAAAAGGAGAATTTTTTATATATCGGAACGAAAAGTATTTATTAGAAGGTCTGATTAAAAAAAACTATCTTTGTAAGAATCTGGCTACGGGAAGAAAGTATTCTTTCAAGCCTCTGGCTAGGGTTGAAAAATGTAGGCAAGAATGTTAA